A single region of the Etheostoma cragini isolate CJK2018 chromosome 3, CSU_Ecrag_1.0, whole genome shotgun sequence genome encodes:
- the LOC117939436 gene encoding olfactory receptor 1-like encodes MKNSTQVSYFILGAYFYIGLFKYLLFLILMCFYALTVCANVLLIVVICVNRSLHEPMYLFLVSLFVNELYGSTGLFPFLLVQILSDIHTVSAPFCFLQIYHVFTYGTIQYINLAVMSYDRYLAICFPLQYHTRMTSSKVAVLIALTWLFPLTEVVVTVLLSSSLQLCGNVINKVYCDNYSVVKLACSEATVNNIHGLITICLVIFVPLSLILYTYMRILKVCFSGSKQTRQKAVSTCTPHLASTINFILGSFFEIVQSRFDMSRVPMILRIFLSLYFGICQSLFNPLIYGLQMSKIRRSCKSLIFCKM; translated from the coding sequence ATGAAAAACTCTACACaggtttcatattttattttgggagCATACTTTTATATTGGGCTCTTTAAATACTTACTGTTTCTgatattgatgtgtttttatgctttaaCAGTGTGTGCCAATGTGTTGCTGATTGTGGTTATCTGTGTGAACAGGAGCTTACATGAACCTATGTACCTTTTTCTGGTCAGcctgtttgtaaatgaactgtatggTAGTACAGGGTTGTTTCCATTCCTTCTGGTTCAGATCCTCTCTGACATTCACACGGTTTCTGCTCccttctgtttcctgcagatttATCATGTGTTTACATATGGAACTATTCAATATATTAACTTAGCTGTGATGTCTTATGACAGATATCTTGCTATCTGTTTTCCTCTGCAGTATCACACTCGTATGACTTCCTCCAAAGTTGCCGTGCTTATTGCTCTAACATGGTTGTTCCCATTGACTGAAGTTGTTGTCACAGTATTACTGAGTTCCTCTCTGCAGCTGTGTGGGAACGTCATTAACAAAGTCTACTGTGATAACTACTCTGTAGTCAAACTGGCCTGCTCTGAGGCCACGGTCAACAACATTCATGGACTCATAACCATTTGTCTTGTAATCTTTGTTCCTCTCAGTTTAATCCTCTACACCTACATGAGGatccttaaagtgtgtttttctggttctaAGCAGACGAGACAGAAAGCTGTCAGTACCTGCACACCCCACCTCGCTTCCACAATCAACTTCATCCTCGGTTCGTTCTTTGAAATAGTTCAGAGCAGGTTTGATATGAGCAGAGTTCCTATGATCTTGcggatttttttgtcattatactTTGGGATCTGCCAATCGCTCTTTAACCCTTTAATATATGGACTACAGATGTCTAAAATACGTAGGTCATGTAAAAGTCTTatcttttgtaaaatgtag
- the LOC117938850 gene encoding olfactory receptor 11A1-like produces the protein MVNVTQVLMFTLSAYLDTGVLKYLYFLLILSLYVFIVCANVLLIVVICVNRSLHEPMYLFLVSLFVNELYGSTGLFPFLLVQILSDIHSVSAPFCFLQMFCLYSYATIQFHNLSIMSYDRYLAICYPLQYHTRMTSNKVAMLIALTWLLSSVGVGVTISLSSSLLLCGNIIKTVYCDNYAIVKLACSDTRVNNIYGLSYTSLVVFGPLILILYTYIKILKVCFSGSKQTRQKAVSTCTPHLASLINFSFGSLFQILHSRFDMSSVPVMLRNVLSLYFLTCQPLFNPLMYGLQMTKIRSLCKRLIFGC, from the coding sequence ATGGTAAATGTTACGCAGGTTTTAATGTTCACACTAAGTGCCTATCTTGACACCGGTGTTCTTAAATACTTATATTTCTTGCTGATTTTGTCTTTATATGTGTTCATAGTGTGTGCCAATGTGTTGCTGATTGTGGTTATCTGTGTGAACAGGAGCTTACATGAACCTATGTACCTTTTTCTGGTCAGcctgtttgtaaatgaactgtatggTAGTACAGGGTTGTTTCCATTCCTTCTGGTTCAGATCCTCTCGGACATTCACTCTGTTTCTGCTCCCTTCTGCTTCCTGCAGATGTTCTGTTTGTACTCTTATGCAACTATACAATTTCATAATTTGTCCATAATGTCTTATGACAGATATCTTGCTATCTGTTATCCTCTGCAATATCACACACGAATGACATCTAACAAGGTTGCCATGCTTATTGCTCTAACATGGTTATTGTCATCTGTTGGAGTTGGAGTCACAATATCTTTAAGTTCCTCTTTGCTGCTGTGTGGGAACATCATTAAAACAGTTTACTGTGATAACTACGCTATTGTCAAACTGGCCTGCTCTGACACCAGAGTGAACAACATTTATGGACTCTCTTACACTTCTCTTGTAGTCTTTGGTCCTCTCATTTTAATCCTTTATACTTACATCAAGatccttaaagtgtgtttttctggttctaAGCAGACGAGACAGAAAGCTGTCAGTACCTGCACACCCCACCTCGCTTCTCTTATCAACTTTTCCTTTGGTTCtttatttcaaatattacaCAGCAGGTTTGATATGAGCAGTGTACCCGTGATGTTGCGAAATGTTTTATCATTATATTTCCTGACCTGCCAACCGCTCTTTAACCCTTTAATGTATGGACTGCAAATGACTAAAATACGTAGCTTATGTAAACGTCTTATCTTTGGTTGTTAG
- the LOC117939343 gene encoding olfactory receptor 4D1-like, with product MKNSTQVSYFILGAYFDIGLFKYLLFLILMCFYVLTVCANVLLIVVICVNRSLHEPMYLFLVSLFVNELYGSTGLFPFLLVQILSDIHTVSAPFCFLQIFFLYSYASKEFWTLAIMSYDRYLAICYPLQYNTRMTSNKVSVLIALTWLYPFIGVVVTVSLSVPLQLCGNIIKTVYCDNYAIVKLACSDTRVNNIYGLSYTSLELFGLLILILYTYMRILEVCFSGSKETRQKAVSTCTPHLASLINFFFGCSFQLLHSRFDMNSVPMLLRNVLSLYFLTCQPLFNPLMYGLQMSKIRSSCKRLIFGKM from the coding sequence ATGAAAAACTCTACTCaggtttcatatttcattttggGAGCATACTTTGATATTGGGCTCTTTAAATACTTACTGTTTCTgatcttgatgtgtttttatgttttaacagtctGTGCCAATGTGCTGCTGATTGTGGTTATCTGTGTGAACAGGAGCTTACATGAACCTATGTACCTTTTTCTGGTCAGcctgtttgtaaatgaactgtatggTAGTACAGGGTTGTTTCCATTCCTTCTGGTTCAGATCCTCTCGGACATTCACACTGTTTCTGCTCCCTTCTGCTTcctgcagattttctttttgtactcTTATGCATCTAAGGAATTTTGGACCTTAGCCATCATGTCTTATGACAGATATCTTGCTATCTGTTATCCTCTGCAATATAACACTCGTATGACATCTAACAAGGTCTCCGTGCTTATTGCTCTGACATGGTTATACCCATTTATTGGAGTTGTAGTCACAGTATCTTTAAGTGTTCCTTTACAGCTGTGTGGGAACATCATTAAAACAGTTTACTGTGATAACTACGCCATTGTCAAACTGGCCTGCTCTGACACCAGAGTGAACAACATTTATGGACTCTCTTACACTTCTCTTGAACTCTTTGGGCTTCTCATTTTAATCCTTTACACCTACATGAGGATCcttgaagtttgtttttctggttctaaagagacaagacagaaagCTGTCAGTACCTGCACACCCCACCTCGCTTCTCTCATCAACTTTTTCTTTGGGTGTTCCTTTCAATTATTACACAGCAGGTTTGACATGAACAGTGTACCCATGCTGTTGCGAAATGTTTTATCACTATACTTTCTGACCTGCCAACCGCTCTTTAACCCTTTAATGTATGGACTGCAGATGTCTAAAATACGTAGCTCATGTAAACGTCTTATCTTTGGTAAAATGTAA
- the LOC117939399 gene encoding olfactory receptor 4D1-like encodes MKNSTQVSYFTIGAYFDIGLFKYLLFVIILCFYALIICANVLLIVVICVNRSLHEPMYLFLVSLFVNELYGSTGLFPFLLVQILSDIHTVSAPFCFLQIFCLYSYGGREFWTLAIMSYDRYLAICYPLQYHTHMTSNKVAVLVALTWLLSSVGVSVTISLSAPLQLCGNIIKTVYCDNYAIVKLACSDTRVNNIYGLSYTSLELFGLLILILYTYMRILKVCFSGSKQTRQKAVSTCTPHLASLINFFFGCSFQFLHSRFDMNSVPMMLRNVLSLYFLTCQPLFNPLMYGLQMSKIRSSCKRLIFGKM; translated from the coding sequence ATGAAAAACTCTACACAGGTTTCATATTTCACTATTGGAGCATACTTTGATATTGGGCTCTTTAAATACTTGCTTTTCGtgataattttgtgtttttatgctttaattATCTGTGCCAATGTGTTGCTGATTGTGGTTATCTGTGTGAACAGGAGCTTACATGAACCTATGTACCTTTTTCTGGTCAGcctgtttgtaaatgaactgtatggTAGTACAGGGTTGTTTCCATTCCTTCTGGTTCAGATCCTCTCGGACATTCACACGGTTTCTGCTCccttctgtttcctgcagatttTCTGTTTGTACTCTTATGGAGGAAGAGAATTTTGGACCTTAGCCATCATGTCTTATGACAGATATCTTGCTATCTGTTATCCTCTGCAATATCACACACATATGACATCTAACAAGGTTGCTGTGCTTGTTGCGCTAACATGGTTATTGTCATCTGTTGGAGTTTCTGTCACAATATCTTTAAGTGCTCCTTTACAGCTGTGTGGGAACATCATTAAAACAGTTTACTGTGATAACTATGCCATTGTCAAACTGGCCTGCTCTGACACCAGAGTGAACAACATTTATGGACTCTCTTACACTTCTCTTGAACTCTTTGGGCTTCTCATTTTAATCCTCTACACCTACATGAGGatccttaaagtgtgtttttctggttctaAGCAGACGAGACAGAAAGCTGTCAGTACCTGCACACCCCACCTCGCTTCTCTGATCAACTTTTTCTTTGGGTGTTCCTTTCAATTTTTACACAGCAGGTTTGACATGAACAGTGTACCCATGATGCTGCGAAATGTTTTATCACTATACTTTCTGACCTGCCAACCGCTCTTTAACCCTTTAATGTATGGACTGCAGATGTCTAAAATACGTAGCTCATGTAAACGTCTTATCTTtggtaaaatgtaa